In the Neofelis nebulosa isolate mNeoNeb1 chromosome 11, mNeoNeb1.pri, whole genome shotgun sequence genome, one interval contains:
- the RAD9B gene encoding cell cycle checkpoint control protein RAD9B isoform X1: MLKCGMSGSQVKVFGKAIQALSRVSDELWLDPSEKGLALRSVNSCRSAYGCVLFSPVFFQHYQWSTSVKMNDNDSTSSNLNCKLGMKSILPIFRCLNSLERNVEKCKIFTRSDKCKVVIEFLCRHGIRRTHNVCFQESQPLQVIFEKNMCSNTLVIQPRVLAEAIVLFTSSQEEVTLAVTPLSVCLKSSSDEPVDLTSSVYSEMFVGPDEFDFFQIGVDSEITFCFKELKGILTFSEAIHAPIAIHFDFPGKPMALSIDDMLLEANFILATLADEPSRASSPQSLCLSQKQKRSEPLSSNSEAGKNVTSKAPECILRKVAPKRLYPKETLTDVSALENCGSPIMKRANGDRSEVSESSVSDTEEVPGSPYLRKFSCMFFGAVSSDQQERFNHPFDSLATASDSEEDMNDGSFSTF; the protein is encoded by the exons ATGCTGAAGTGCGGGATGAGCGGCAGTCAGGTGAAAG TATTTGGGAAAGCAATCCAAGCTCTATCACGAGTCAGTGACGAGCTGTGGTTAGACCCATCTGAAAAAGGT CTTGCTTTAAGATCTGTGAATTCTTGTCGGTCAGCATACGGATGTGTTCTCTTCTCTCCTGTGTTTTTTCAACATTATCAATGGTCAACCTCAGTGAAAATGAATGATAATGATTCGACTTCATCAAACTTAAATTGCAAATTGGGAATGAAG TCAATTCTGCCCATCTTTAGATGCCTGAATTCCCTCGAAAGAAATGTAGAGAAGTGCAAAATATTCACCAGGTCTGATAAATGTAAAGTGGTTATTGAATTCCTCTGCAGACATG gtaTTAGAAGAACTCATAATGTATGTTTTCAAGAAAGTCAGCCCTTGcaagttatttttgaaaagaatatgtgttcTAATACACTAGTGATTCAACCAAG AGTGCTTGCTGAGGCGATTGTTCTTTTCACATCAAGTCAAGAAGAAGTTACTCTTGCTGTTACCCCACTCAGTGTTTGCCTTAAGAGTTCCAGTGACGAACCAGTGG ATTTGACCAGTTCTGTGTACAGTGAGATGTTTGTTGGCCCAGATGAGTTTGACTTCTTTCAAATTGGAGTTGATAGTGAAATAACATTTTGCTTCAAAGAATTGAAG ggaataCTGACGTTTTCAGAAGCTATACATGCTCCTATAGCcattcattttgattttcctGGGAA ACCTATGGCTTTAAGTATTGATGATATGTTATTGGAAGCTAACTTTATTTTGGCTACATTAGCTGATGAGCCAAGTAGAGCATCTTCTCCACAGTCACTGTGTCtttcccaaaaacaaaaaag GTCAGAGCCGCTGAGTTCAAATTCAGAGGCTGGTAAAAATGTAACCAGCAAGGCCCCAGAATGTATCCTGAGAAAAGTAGCACCTAAAAGGCTTTATCCGAAGGAGACTCTCACAGATGTCTCTGCACTGGAAAACTGTGGCAGCCCCATAATGAAAAGAGCGAATGGAGACAGGAGTGAAGTGTCGGAAAGCAGCGTCAGCGACACGGAGGAGGTGCCAGGGTCTCCGTATCTGAGGAAG TTTTCTTGCATGTTCTTTGGAGCAGTTTCTTCTGACCAGCAAGAACGCTTCAACCACCCTTTTGACAGTCTGGCAACAGCAAGTGACAGTGAAGAGGACATGAATGATGGCAGTTTTTCCACATTCTAA
- the RAD9B gene encoding cell cycle checkpoint control protein RAD9B isoform X2, producing the protein MLKCGMSGSQVKVFGKAIQALSRVSDELWLDPSEKGLALRSVNSCRSAYGCVLFSPVFFQHYQWSTSVKMNDNDSTSSNLNCKLGMKSILPIFRCLNSLERNVEKCKIFTRSDKCKVVIEFLCRHGIRRTHNVCFQESQPLQVIFEKNMCSNTLVIQPRVLAEAIVLFTSSQEEVTLAVTPLSVCLKSSSDEPVDLTSSVYSEMFVGPDEFDFFQIGVDSEITFCFKELKGILTFSEAIHAPIAIHFDFPGKPMALSIDDMLLEANFILATLADEPSRASSPQSLCLSQKQKRSEPLSSNSEAGKNVTSKAPECILRKVAPKRLYPKETLTDVSALENCGSPIMKRANGDRSEVSESSVSDTEEVPGSPYLRKLCIFSKNTTE; encoded by the exons ATGCTGAAGTGCGGGATGAGCGGCAGTCAGGTGAAAG TATTTGGGAAAGCAATCCAAGCTCTATCACGAGTCAGTGACGAGCTGTGGTTAGACCCATCTGAAAAAGGT CTTGCTTTAAGATCTGTGAATTCTTGTCGGTCAGCATACGGATGTGTTCTCTTCTCTCCTGTGTTTTTTCAACATTATCAATGGTCAACCTCAGTGAAAATGAATGATAATGATTCGACTTCATCAAACTTAAATTGCAAATTGGGAATGAAG TCAATTCTGCCCATCTTTAGATGCCTGAATTCCCTCGAAAGAAATGTAGAGAAGTGCAAAATATTCACCAGGTCTGATAAATGTAAAGTGGTTATTGAATTCCTCTGCAGACATG gtaTTAGAAGAACTCATAATGTATGTTTTCAAGAAAGTCAGCCCTTGcaagttatttttgaaaagaatatgtgttcTAATACACTAGTGATTCAACCAAG AGTGCTTGCTGAGGCGATTGTTCTTTTCACATCAAGTCAAGAAGAAGTTACTCTTGCTGTTACCCCACTCAGTGTTTGCCTTAAGAGTTCCAGTGACGAACCAGTGG ATTTGACCAGTTCTGTGTACAGTGAGATGTTTGTTGGCCCAGATGAGTTTGACTTCTTTCAAATTGGAGTTGATAGTGAAATAACATTTTGCTTCAAAGAATTGAAG ggaataCTGACGTTTTCAGAAGCTATACATGCTCCTATAGCcattcattttgattttcctGGGAA ACCTATGGCTTTAAGTATTGATGATATGTTATTGGAAGCTAACTTTATTTTGGCTACATTAGCTGATGAGCCAAGTAGAGCATCTTCTCCACAGTCACTGTGTCtttcccaaaaacaaaaaag GTCAGAGCCGCTGAGTTCAAATTCAGAGGCTGGTAAAAATGTAACCAGCAAGGCCCCAGAATGTATCCTGAGAAAAGTAGCACCTAAAAGGCTTTATCCGAAGGAGACTCTCACAGATGTCTCTGCACTGGAAAACTGTGGCAGCCCCATAATGAAAAGAGCGAATGGAGACAGGAGTGAAGTGTCGGAAAGCAGCGTCAGCGACACGGAGGAGGTGCCAGGGTCTCCGTATCTGAGGAAG CTGTGTATTTTTAGTAAGAATACAACAGAATGA